From Bacillus sp. Bos-x628, the proteins below share one genomic window:
- a CDS encoding DUF420 domain-containing protein, with amino-acid sequence MNEQNQKPKNFTGVVVFLTIAINGLIALLFFMPKTDQFSHLDITFLPLLNAVMNSFTFIFLLSALMMIKQKNIKAHRRFIFAAFSTTLVFLISYVTYHSMAADTHFGGEGIIRPIYFFILITHIVLSAIIVPLALITLFRGAQMQVERHRKIARWTMPLWLYVSLTGVIVYIMISPYYN; translated from the coding sequence ATGAACGAACAGAATCAAAAACCGAAAAATTTTACAGGTGTTGTTGTCTTCTTAACAATTGCCATAAACGGATTAATTGCACTATTATTCTTCATGCCAAAAACAGATCAATTTAGTCATCTGGATATTACGTTTCTCCCGTTACTGAATGCAGTGATGAACAGTTTCACGTTTATTTTTTTGCTTTCAGCACTCATGATGATTAAACAAAAGAATATTAAAGCACATAGAAGATTTATTTTTGCTGCTTTTTCCACAACGCTTGTTTTTTTAATTTCTTATGTCACCTATCATTCAATGGCAGCAGATACGCACTTCGGAGGAGAAGGCATTATACGTCCTATCTACTTCTTTATTTTGATTACACATATTGTGTTATCAGCGATCATTGTCCCACTAGCATTGATTACACTGTTTAGAGGTGCACAGATGCAAGTGGAGCGCCATCGCAAAATTGCCCGCTGGACAATGCCGTTATGGCTTTATGTGAGTCTAACAGGCGTCATTGTTTATATAATGATTTCTCCATATTACAACTAA
- a CDS encoding bifunctional 2-methylcitrate dehydratase/aconitate hydratase, producing the protein MNKTALASQTDQLLEEIAAYAVEGEITSKEAIETARYVLMDTLGCGMLALNFPECTKHLGPIVPGTVVPNGARVPGTSFVLDPVQAAFNIGCMIRWLDYNDTWLAQEWGHPSDNLGGILAVSDYISRTRLANGEEPLTMNEVLHAIVKAHEIQGVLALENSLNRNGLDHVLFVKVASSAVVCAMLGGTKEDVQHVLSQAFIDNSPLRTYRHAPNTGSRKSWAAGDATSRAVRLAMMTLKGERGYQTPLSAENWGFEDVLMKGKPLTLGQPLGSYVIENVLFKIAYPAEFHAQTAAEAAVMLHEAVKDRLDEIDRIEITTHESAIRIIDKKGPLYNPADRDHCLQYITAIGLIYGELTADHYEEETAQNPVIDRLRDRMVVKEEKRYTEDYLDPKKRSIANRVQIFFKDGTMTDGVEIEYPLGHRKRRKEAIPLLESKWKYHLKTRFPQRQVDQIVTLCQNSNQLKTTTVPAFMDLFVI; encoded by the coding sequence ATGAACAAAACAGCTTTAGCAAGTCAAACGGATCAGCTATTAGAGGAGATTGCAGCTTATGCTGTTGAGGGAGAGATCACGAGTAAAGAAGCCATTGAGACCGCTCGGTATGTGTTAATGGATACACTCGGCTGCGGAATGCTTGCACTCAATTTTCCAGAATGTACGAAACATCTAGGTCCTATTGTGCCAGGAACAGTTGTACCAAACGGTGCTCGGGTCCCAGGCACCTCGTTTGTCTTAGATCCTGTTCAAGCTGCTTTTAATATCGGTTGTATGATTCGGTGGTTAGACTATAATGACACTTGGCTTGCACAAGAGTGGGGGCATCCATCTGATAATTTAGGCGGGATTTTAGCAGTTAGTGATTATATCAGCAGAACACGACTTGCAAACGGAGAAGAGCCACTCACCATGAATGAAGTCTTGCACGCTATTGTGAAGGCACATGAAATACAAGGTGTGCTTGCATTGGAAAATAGTTTAAACAGAAATGGATTGGACCATGTTCTTTTTGTAAAAGTTGCTTCGAGTGCAGTGGTTTGTGCCATGCTTGGCGGGACGAAAGAAGATGTACAACATGTTTTATCACAAGCATTTATTGATAATTCACCTCTTAGAACTTATCGACATGCACCTAACACTGGCTCAAGGAAATCATGGGCTGCAGGTGATGCAACAAGTCGTGCGGTGCGATTGGCGATGATGACATTGAAAGGCGAAAGGGGTTATCAAACACCGCTTAGTGCGGAAAATTGGGGATTCGAAGATGTATTGATGAAGGGAAAACCCCTCACCCTTGGTCAGCCTCTCGGTTCTTATGTGATTGAAAATGTTCTCTTTAAAATTGCCTATCCTGCTGAGTTCCATGCACAAACTGCTGCAGAGGCTGCTGTGATGCTGCATGAAGCGGTGAAGGATCGGTTAGATGAAATTGATCGAATAGAGATTACAACACATGAATCTGCCATTCGGATTATTGATAAAAAAGGGCCGCTTTACAATCCGGCAGACCGTGATCATTGTTTGCAATATATTACAGCTATCGGACTCATCTATGGTGAGCTAACGGCTGATCATTATGAAGAGGAAACAGCACAAAACCCGGTCATTGATCGCTTAAGAGATCGAATGGTTGTGAAAGAAGAGAAAAGGTATACCGAAGACTATTTAGACCCGAAAAAGAGATCTATTGCCAATCGAGTTCAAATCTTCTTTAAAGACGGGACAATGACTGACGGGGTAGAGATTGAATATCCATTAGGTCACCGTAAAAGAAGAAAAGAAGCGATTCCACTACTCGAATCAAAATGGAAGTATCATTTAAAAACGAGATTTCCACAAAGGCAAGTAGATCAAATCGTGACACTCTGTCAAAATTCAAATCAACTAAAAACAACAACCGTACCAGCATTTATGGATTTATTCGTCATATAA
- the czrA gene encoding Zn(II)-responsive metalloregulatory transcriptional repressor CzrA: MKEQLNTNQDQERMELDEESLFLVSQTFKALSDPTRIRILHLLSQGEHSVNDIAETLNLMQSTVSHQLRFLKNLRLVKSRRAGTSIFYSPEDQHVMEVLEQMIYHTQHD; encoded by the coding sequence ATGAAGGAACAACTGAATACAAATCAAGATCAGGAACGGATGGAGCTGGATGAAGAAAGCCTGTTTCTTGTATCACAAACATTTAAAGCCTTATCTGATCCCACACGTATTCGTATTCTGCATCTGCTTTCTCAAGGTGAACATTCGGTAAATGATATAGCTGAAACACTCAATCTCATGCAATCAACGGTATCTCATCAGTTGCGCTTTTTAAAAAATCTTCGTCTCGTGAAATCGAGAAGAGCAGGGACGTCCATTTTTTACAGTCCTGAAGATCAACATGTAATGGAAGTCCTTGAACAAATGATTTACCATACGCAGCATGATTGA
- a CDS encoding mother cell-specific membrane sporulation protein, with amino-acid sequence MTHNVWQLFIIGIIMMMCIMIRMNRMRRYQPVRPMALFLRMNVFGLTALILITEGLQNNSILIYAAIGMSFGSILAAHSYQTVRIKSENGRLYVKTSKWIECFILCLFLSRFAFKLIEITKHSITTINIFELYQHIVSTDALTMLSFFLLAAYYMVFSYQMMKANKRHVQVHHA; translated from the coding sequence ATGACGCATAACGTGTGGCAGTTATTCATCATCGGGATCATTATGATGATGTGTATCATGATTCGAATGAATCGAATGAGACGCTATCAACCTGTCCGTCCGATGGCGCTTTTTTTAAGAATGAATGTATTTGGTTTGACCGCCCTTATTCTTATAACAGAAGGATTGCAAAATAACAGTATTTTAATTTATGCCGCAATTGGCATGAGTTTTGGGAGTATCCTAGCCGCTCATTCCTATCAGACGGTGCGTATCAAATCGGAAAATGGCCGGCTCTATGTAAAAACGAGTAAATGGATCGAATGTTTTATTTTATGTTTGTTTTTATCAAGGTTTGCCTTTAAATTGATTGAGATCACGAAACATTCCATCACGACCATCAACATATTTGAGCTTTATCAGCATATTGTGAGTACTGATGCCCTGACCATGCTCAGCTTTTTTCTGCTTGCCGCTTACTATATGGTGTTTTCTTATCAAATGATGAAAGCAAATAAGAGACATGTCCAAGTGCATCATGCATAA
- the mmgD gene encoding citrate synthase: MTEQLQYKPGLEDIVASETSISYLDVEQEEIVIRGYDLIELAQKKTFLETAYLLIYGRLPDAMEKHHFQQNISSQTVLHPIIQTILTNLPKTTHPMDAIRTCLSALAGYDEALHDRTADCQKARAVRLLGQLPAIVAGSYHILTKNAAISPNQNKPYTENFLAMLTGRIPTQDEITAFDQTLTLYSEHELPNSTFAARVIASTHSDMYGAFTGAISSLKGDLHGGANEAVMHMLLEGKSIEGFLALIEQKLAAKEKMMGFGHRVYMRKIDPRATLLKKTLKTLTESKGDTTLYDMCVAGEAYMKEKKNLYPNLDYYAAPIYYVLGIPISLYTPIFFAARASGLAAHVIEQHMHNRIFRPRVRYLGPRGLKVSNDDGKTEE, encoded by the coding sequence ATGACGGAACAACTGCAATATAAACCGGGACTTGAAGACATTGTCGCAAGCGAAACATCAATTTCATATTTAGATGTGGAACAAGAAGAGATTGTGATTCGCGGTTATGACCTCATAGAATTGGCGCAAAAAAAGACATTCTTAGAAACAGCCTACCTGCTTATTTATGGAAGATTACCAGATGCAATGGAGAAACATCATTTTCAGCAAAACATTTCCTCTCAAACAGTATTACATCCAATCATTCAAACAATTTTGACAAATTTGCCAAAAACTACCCACCCAATGGATGCCATAAGAACTTGCCTATCTGCTCTTGCAGGGTACGATGAAGCTTTACATGATCGAACAGCAGACTGCCAAAAAGCGCGAGCGGTTCGATTGTTAGGTCAGTTGCCAGCAATTGTTGCTGGAAGCTATCATATTCTCACTAAAAATGCCGCTATTTCTCCAAACCAGAACAAACCCTACACAGAAAACTTTTTAGCCATGTTAACAGGGCGTATACCTACTCAAGATGAAATAACTGCTTTTGATCAAACGTTAACGCTATATAGTGAACACGAGCTGCCTAATTCTACTTTCGCTGCCAGAGTCATTGCCTCCACTCATTCAGACATGTACGGTGCTTTTACTGGTGCTATTTCATCATTAAAAGGTGATTTGCACGGTGGAGCGAATGAAGCGGTCATGCATATGCTTCTTGAAGGAAAGTCAATAGAAGGTTTCCTTGCACTCATTGAACAAAAACTAGCGGCAAAAGAAAAAATGATGGGCTTTGGCCACAGGGTATATATGAGAAAAATAGACCCGAGAGCGACTCTTTTAAAAAAAACATTGAAAACGCTTACTGAATCAAAGGGAGATACGACATTGTATGACATGTGTGTAGCAGGGGAGGCATACATGAAAGAAAAGAAAAACCTCTATCCCAATCTTGATTATTACGCAGCACCTATTTATTATGTGCTCGGTATTCCAATTTCGCTTTACACACCAATTTTTTTCGCTGCTAGAGCGAGCGGACTTGCTGCCCATGTGATTGAACAGCATATGCACAATCGCATTTTTAGACCAAGGGTGCGGTATTTAGGACCAAGAGGATTAAAAGTCTCAAATGATGATGGGAAAACGGAGGAATGA
- a CDS encoding APC family permease → MTEEPRLKRSLTVIPLVVIGLAYMDPLVVFDSYGIVAQLTKGHVAAAYIFTLLALLLTALSYGNMVKAFPKAGSAYTYAQKSIHPHIGFLVGWTLLLDYLFLPMVNFAIGSAYLTAAFPTVPHDLWIIILAIAITTVNVIGIRLTANITALFVTFQVMIAVTFVGFIIYGLTQNLGSGELVSARPFYSESLDPALIFSGATILCFSFLGFDAISTLSEETIRPKKTIPLAIFLTVAIGGVLFIITSYFLQQVFPNFQQFKHPDAASLEIAEFVGGAFLHSFFLAGTMVAVISSSLSSHASAARLLYAMGRDESLPKRFFGYIHPTLKTPVLNILLIGVFSLSAVIGELEVIYSFISFGALIGFTFVNLSVFAHYIVRQKQRGILHILRYAVIPLCGMAFCIWLLTSISTNALIIGLVWLIIGFLYFCYRLKTRAEFTFGYD, encoded by the coding sequence TTGACTGAAGAGCCAAGACTAAAACGCAGCCTGACTGTGATTCCGCTTGTTGTAATCGGGCTTGCTTATATGGATCCACTTGTCGTATTTGATTCATACGGCATTGTTGCTCAGCTAACGAAAGGACACGTGGCCGCAGCTTATATATTTACTTTGTTAGCATTACTATTGACAGCGCTTAGCTATGGGAATATGGTGAAGGCTTTTCCAAAAGCAGGATCTGCATATACATACGCACAAAAAAGTATTCATCCTCATATCGGCTTCCTTGTAGGATGGACTCTTTTACTGGATTATTTATTTTTGCCTATGGTGAATTTTGCAATAGGCAGTGCTTATTTAACAGCAGCCTTTCCAACTGTACCCCATGACCTTTGGATCATCATACTTGCTATCGCCATAACGACTGTCAATGTCATCGGTATCCGGCTCACAGCCAACATTACGGCATTATTTGTCACCTTTCAAGTGATGATCGCTGTTACATTTGTTGGTTTTATTATTTATGGACTTACCCAAAACTTAGGCAGTGGAGAACTAGTGTCAGCTCGCCCTTTTTATTCAGAGAGTTTAGACCCTGCACTTATTTTCTCTGGAGCGACCATTTTATGCTTTTCCTTTCTAGGCTTTGATGCGATTTCTACGCTGTCTGAGGAAACCATCCGCCCTAAAAAGACTATTCCACTTGCGATTTTTCTAACGGTAGCAATTGGAGGCGTCTTGTTTATAATCACGTCTTATTTTTTACAGCAGGTTTTCCCAAATTTCCAGCAGTTCAAGCATCCTGATGCAGCCTCACTTGAAATTGCTGAATTTGTTGGCGGTGCATTCCTCCACTCGTTCTTCTTAGCTGGAACCATGGTGGCTGTCATCTCATCCTCGTTATCGTCACATGCGAGCGCAGCAAGACTGTTATATGCGATGGGCAGAGATGAGTCTTTGCCAAAGCGTTTCTTCGGTTATATTCATCCGACATTGAAAACCCCTGTTTTGAATATCTTATTAATCGGTGTTTTCTCTTTATCTGCAGTGATTGGCGAGCTAGAGGTCATTTATTCGTTTATTAGCTTTGGTGCGCTAATTGGCTTCACTTTTGTCAACTTGTCTGTTTTTGCCCATTATATAGTGAGACAAAAACAAAGAGGCATTCTTCATATCCTTAGATATGCAGTGATTCCTCTTTGCGGCATGGCATTTTGTATATGGCTTTTAACAAGCATTAGCACAAATGCATTGATCATCGGTTTGGTCTGGCTCATTATCGGTTTTCTCTATTTTTGCTACAGGCTGAAAACAAGAGCTGAATTTACTTTTGGATATGATTGA
- the recQ gene encoding DNA helicase RecQ has protein sequence MLEQAEALLKQYYGFDEFRHGQKQAIESIVKKQRDTVCIMPTGGGKSVCYQIPALMMEGTTIVVSPLISLMKDQVDALNEMGLRASFLNSTLSASEMNTRLERCEHGEYQLLYIAPERLQNERFFKLIDQLDIPLIAIDEAHCISEWGHDFRPSYRYIRECLNKLSKRPVIVALTATATKKVHQDICEQLGMNEEQTIFTGFARDNLAFKVVKGENNDRFITQNLKKNHLESGIIYTATRKEAERIYNRLKKQKIKAGIYHGGLDDDVREEQQNLFLNDQIQVMVATSAFGMGINKPNVRFVIHDQIPRDIESYYQEAGRAGRDGLESECILLFSPQGVRVQRFLIEQSIEDEERYQHELLKLRQMVDYCHTEQCLQQFVLAYFDQSSQTVCQKCSNCLDDREHEDVTREAQMVLSCTIRMNERFGKMMIAQVLAGSKNKKVLEFGFDRLPTYALMKQHSAQHISDFIEFLITEEYLHMSEGAYPTLKVTHKGKKVLIGQDAVFRKKALKTTAIQENDALFEHLRVLRMKLAKEQGVPPFVVFSDQTLKEMSKMEPKTGDELLHIKGVGNQKREKYGDVFLEAIRLFIEKE, from the coding sequence ATGTTAGAACAAGCAGAAGCACTCCTTAAACAATACTATGGATTTGACGAATTTAGGCACGGGCAAAAACAAGCGATCGAATCAATTGTAAAGAAGCAGAGGGATACTGTATGCATCATGCCGACTGGCGGAGGAAAGTCCGTTTGTTATCAAATTCCTGCCCTTATGATGGAAGGGACAACCATTGTGGTATCGCCGCTGATTTCTTTAATGAAAGATCAAGTAGATGCTTTAAATGAAATGGGATTACGAGCGTCCTTTTTAAACAGTACACTCTCAGCAAGCGAAATGAATACGCGTTTGGAAAGATGTGAACATGGTGAGTATCAGCTACTATATATCGCACCTGAACGTTTGCAAAATGAACGTTTTTTTAAACTGATTGATCAATTGGACATTCCTTTAATCGCTATTGATGAAGCCCACTGCATTTCAGAGTGGGGACATGATTTTCGGCCGAGCTATCGTTATATTCGGGAATGTTTGAACAAACTATCAAAAAGACCAGTCATTGTTGCATTGACGGCGACTGCAACGAAAAAAGTCCATCAAGATATTTGTGAGCAGCTTGGGATGAATGAGGAACAAACCATTTTTACTGGTTTTGCTCGGGATAATTTGGCTTTTAAAGTGGTAAAAGGAGAAAATAACGATCGTTTTATCACGCAAAACTTGAAGAAAAATCATTTGGAGTCTGGAATTATTTATACGGCAACAAGGAAAGAAGCAGAAAGAATCTACAATCGTCTTAAAAAACAAAAAATCAAGGCAGGCATTTATCATGGCGGATTAGACGACGATGTGAGGGAAGAGCAGCAAAATCTTTTTTTAAACGATCAAATCCAGGTAATGGTGGCTACTTCAGCATTTGGGATGGGGATCAATAAGCCGAATGTTCGTTTTGTCATTCATGATCAAATTCCTAGAGACATTGAAAGCTACTACCAAGAAGCAGGTCGTGCTGGCAGAGATGGGCTTGAGAGCGAATGTATTTTACTGTTTTCACCACAAGGAGTCAGAGTTCAGCGTTTTCTCATAGAACAGTCAATTGAAGATGAAGAACGCTATCAGCATGAACTGCTTAAGTTAAGACAAATGGTAGATTACTGTCATACTGAGCAGTGCTTACAGCAATTCGTGCTGGCATATTTTGATCAATCAAGCCAAACAGTTTGTCAAAAATGCAGTAATTGTCTAGATGACAGGGAACATGAAGATGTAACGAGGGAAGCACAAATGGTGCTTTCATGTACCATTAGAATGAATGAACGATTCGGGAAGATGATGATTGCCCAAGTACTAGCAGGCTCTAAAAACAAAAAAGTGCTTGAATTTGGTTTCGATCGACTACCTACTTATGCTTTAATGAAGCAGCATTCAGCGCAGCATATTAGTGATTTCATTGAATTTTTAATTACTGAAGAGTATTTACACATGTCAGAAGGGGCTTATCCGACACTTAAGGTCACACATAAAGGAAAGAAAGTGTTAATTGGACAAGATGCTGTTTTTAGAAAGAAAGCACTCAAAACAACGGCCATTCAAGAAAATGATGCGTTATTTGAACATTTAAGGGTGCTAAGAATGAAATTAGCAAAAGAACAAGGAGTCCCGCCTTTTGTTGTATTTTCCGATCAGACATTGAAAGAAATGTCAAAAATGGAGCCTAAAACCGGAGATGAGTTACTTCATATTAAGGGTGTTGGGAACCAAAAAAGAGAGAAATATGGGGATGTTTTTTTAGAAGCAATCCGTTTGTTTATAGAAAAAGAGTGA
- a CDS encoding LysM peptidoglycan-binding domain-containing protein produces MKKTIMSLVAVAAISSTAIGAQQASAKEITVQKGDTLWRISQKNDVSLKDLKGWNNLSTDTIYAGDKLTISSKEKTQEQYKVQKGDSLWKIAQKFNVSISDLKSWNNLNSDIIMIGSTLSVAGQSSAPVSSEPVQKQEPVQKEQATKKAAPKQETAKAESSSASQSVQKEVTVTATAYTANDGGISGITATGVNLNKNPHAKVIAVDPSVIPLGSKVYVEGYGEAIAADTGGAIKGNKIDVHVPSKSQAKNWGVKSVKVRILN; encoded by the coding sequence ATGAAGAAGACTATTATGTCCTTGGTTGCTGTTGCAGCAATCTCATCAACAGCAATCGGAGCGCAGCAAGCTTCTGCAAAGGAAATCACTGTGCAGAAAGGTGATACGCTTTGGAGAATTTCACAAAAAAATGATGTTTCTCTAAAGGACCTAAAGGGTTGGAACAATTTATCTACAGACACGATCTATGCAGGTGATAAATTGACAATCTCTTCAAAAGAGAAAACTCAGGAGCAGTATAAAGTCCAGAAGGGGGACAGCCTCTGGAAAATCGCTCAAAAATTCAATGTGTCAATAAGCGATCTAAAGTCTTGGAATAACTTAAACTCAGATATAATTATGATTGGTTCAACACTAAGTGTTGCTGGTCAAAGCTCTGCTCCAGTAAGCTCAGAGCCTGTTCAAAAACAGGAACCTGTCCAAAAAGAGCAAGCAACAAAAAAAGCTGCTCCTAAACAGGAAACAGCAAAAGCAGAATCATCTTCTGCTAGTCAAAGTGTACAAAAAGAAGTGACTGTAACAGCTACAGCTTATACAGCAAATGACGGTGGAATTTCAGGTATCACTGCAACAGGGGTAAACTTAAACAAAAACCCTCATGCAAAAGTGATTGCAGTAGATCCTAGTGTCATTCCATTAGGAAGTAAGGTTTATGTAGAAGGCTACGGTGAAGCCATCGCAGCAGATACTGGCGGCGCAATTAAAGGTAATAAAATTGATGTACATGTACCAAGCAAATCCCAAGCAAAAAATTGGGGCGTAAAATCAGTCAAAGTAAGAATACTTAACTAG
- a CDS encoding PH domain-containing protein produces MGIFSVSKQNDHKKFESLLIEGERIEAVYRLRHDQICFTNKRLIFGDNRVFSKKKVRVSLPYRSIESFAIQEAGVFDQDTGMLLVTKSKVFELDFSKDTDLSDVQAILTKHIC; encoded by the coding sequence GTGGGTATTTTTTCTGTCAGTAAACAAAATGATCATAAAAAATTTGAATCCTTACTGATTGAAGGGGAGCGAATTGAGGCTGTTTACAGACTGCGTCACGACCAAATTTGTTTTACAAATAAACGGCTGATCTTTGGTGATAACCGCGTATTTTCTAAAAAGAAAGTCAGGGTTTCCTTGCCGTATCGGTCAATTGAAAGCTTTGCCATTCAAGAAGCTGGTGTATTTGATCAGGACACAGGTATGCTGCTGGTCACAAAGTCAAAAGTATTTGAACTCGACTTTTCAAAAGATACGGATTTGAGTGATGTGCAAGCCATCTTAACAAAACATATTTGCTAA
- the prpB gene encoding methylisocitrate lyase, translated as MWIVNEEKSQTELAAAFAEQMNKSDLYQIPGVHDAMSALYAQKIGFKGLYLSGAAFCASKGLPDLGMINSTEMAEKAKEIIRATQLPLLVDMDTGYGGVLNAARAAKEMVESKVAAVQIEDQQMPKKCGHLNGKSLVPVEEMIAKIKAVKQAAPTLFVVARTDAKSVSGMDDVIHRANLYVEAGADAIFPEALVTSEEFVQASNKIKGPLLANMTEFGKTPYFHADEFSAFGFQMVIYPVSSLRVAAKAYERLFTEIMEKGTQQGMLDDMQTRKELYETIHYDEYEEMDQHLAKTILPEIGKEHQ; from the coding sequence ATGTGGATCGTGAATGAAGAAAAAAGTCAAACGGAATTAGCTGCAGCATTTGCTGAACAAATGAACAAATCGGATTTATATCAAATCCCAGGCGTTCACGATGCAATGTCTGCGCTCTATGCCCAAAAGATTGGCTTTAAAGGTCTCTATTTATCAGGTGCCGCTTTTTGTGCAAGCAAAGGCCTTCCGGATCTTGGAATGATAAATTCAACCGAAATGGCTGAAAAAGCAAAAGAAATCATTAGAGCTACACAGTTGCCCCTTTTGGTGGATATGGATACCGGATATGGCGGTGTATTAAATGCAGCAAGGGCCGCAAAAGAAATGGTCGAAAGCAAGGTAGCTGCTGTCCAAATTGAAGATCAGCAAATGCCGAAAAAATGTGGTCATTTAAACGGAAAATCACTCGTTCCAGTAGAAGAGATGATTGCCAAAATCAAAGCGGTGAAACAGGCGGCTCCAACGCTTTTTGTTGTCGCAAGAACTGATGCTAAATCAGTAAGTGGGATGGATGATGTCATCCATCGGGCTAATTTATATGTAGAAGCAGGAGCTGATGCCATTTTTCCTGAAGCGCTCGTCACATCTGAAGAATTTGTGCAGGCTTCAAACAAGATTAAGGGTCCGCTACTTGCAAATATGACGGAGTTTGGTAAAACCCCATACTTTCATGCAGATGAATTTTCTGCTTTTGGCTTTCAAATGGTGATCTATCCTGTGTCATCCTTAAGAGTCGCTGCGAAAGCGTATGAGCGTTTATTTACAGAGATTATGGAAAAAGGAACGCAGCAGGGAATGCTGGATGATATGCAAACGAGAAAAGAGTTATATGAAACGATTCATTATGATGAATATGAAGAAATGGATCAGCATTTAGCCAAAACAATTCTTCCGGAAATCGGAAAGGAACATCAATAA
- a CDS encoding SDR family oxidoreductase has protein sequence MKVLVAGANGHTGRLVIRYLKEKGHEPLALIRDNKQADAMKELGALPVIGDLERDVTSAVKQADAIIFAAGSGSKTGADKTIAVDQEGAKRLIDTAKKENIQHFVMLSSYNADDPNQGKGQGSMEIYYEAKRKADEHLKQSGLSYTIVRPGALLHEEKAGKIEAAAHIPSDRNIEISREDVAVVLVESLTESNVKNKSFDLIKGEKPIEEALRTL, from the coding sequence ATGAAAGTATTAGTTGCTGGAGCAAATGGACATACGGGAAGACTTGTTATCCGTTATTTAAAAGAAAAAGGACATGAACCGCTTGCTCTCATTCGAGATAATAAACAAGCTGATGCTATGAAGGAACTTGGTGCATTGCCAGTCATCGGTGATCTTGAAAGGGATGTCACATCTGCTGTGAAACAGGCAGATGCCATCATCTTTGCAGCTGGTTCAGGCTCAAAAACAGGTGCTGATAAAACCATTGCGGTGGATCAAGAAGGCGCAAAACGTCTCATTGATACAGCCAAAAAAGAAAACATTCAGCATTTTGTTATGCTTAGCTCATATAATGCTGATGATCCTAATCAAGGAAAAGGTCAAGGAAGTATGGAGATTTATTATGAGGCAAAGAGAAAAGCGGATGAACATTTAAAACAATCTGGTCTTTCTTATACCATTGTTCGGCCAGGTGCGTTGTTACATGAAGAAAAGGCAGGGAAAATTGAAGCTGCTGCGCATATTCCAAGTGATCGCAACATTGAGATTTCAAGAGAAGACGTAGCCGTTGTTCTTGTGGAAAGCTTAACCGAATCCAATGTGAAAAATAAATCTTTTGACCTCATTAAAGGAGAGAAACCGATAGAAGAAGCACTTCGCACGCTTTAA
- a CDS encoding lysozyme family protein, with protein MKKRKTGCFAISGCFTIFLFVFVFAAIFVSFNQKELKKLPIDTESIVLLRLDDYKPLVETELKDRHLDQYTALILGMMYQESKGRGGDPMQSSESLGLKRNEINDPQKSIRQGIHHFSSMYKHGKKKGVDLETIIQSYNMGIGYIDFVAKNGGKHSEELAKQYSKKQVKRNPNLYTCGGDKDNYRYPYCYGDFTYAEKVKEKTKTVEEKMKLASSSTPSS; from the coding sequence TTGAAAAAGAGAAAAACAGGATGTTTTGCCATTTCAGGCTGTTTCACGATTTTTCTGTTTGTTTTCGTATTTGCAGCTATTTTCGTTTCTTTTAATCAAAAGGAGTTAAAAAAGTTGCCCATTGATACGGAATCAATTGTTTTGTTGAGATTGGATGATTACAAACCGCTTGTAGAGACTGAGTTAAAAGATCGACATTTAGATCAATATACGGCGTTAATCCTCGGTATGATGTATCAAGAATCAAAAGGCAGGGGCGGAGATCCGATGCAGTCCTCTGAATCTCTTGGTTTGAAAAGAAATGAAATCAATGACCCTCAGAAAAGCATCAGACAAGGAATCCATCATTTTTCTTCTATGTACAAACATGGAAAGAAAAAAGGCGTTGATTTGGAAACCATTATTCAAAGCTATAACATGGGAATCGGCTATATTGATTTTGTTGCGAAAAACGGGGGAAAGCATTCTGAAGAATTGGCAAAGCAATACTCCAAAAAGCAAGTGAAACGCAACCCTAACTTATATACGTGTGGAGGCGACAAAGATAACTACCGCTATCCGTATTGCTATGGCGATTTCACTTATGCTGAAAAAGTAAAAGAAAAAACGAAAACAGTTGAAGAAAAAATGAAATTGGCTTCATCATCCACACCATCATCGTAA